A region from the Benincasa hispida cultivar B227 chromosome 12, ASM972705v1, whole genome shotgun sequence genome encodes:
- the LOC120092889 gene encoding protein STABILIZED1, with product MVFLSIPNQKTLFLNLNPATTSIFNLKCAIEEVSHIPVSFQRLFLSQSFQLSHFNDSTLLSHVRILPNSTLTLHVPLYGGMQAPTIPKPRLDFLNSKPPPNYVAGLGRGATGFTTRSDIGPARAAPDLPDRSATTIGGAAAAPPGRGRGKGGEEEEEDEGEDKGYDENQKFDEFEGNDVGLFASAEYDEDDKEADAVWEAIDKRMDSRRKDRREARLKEEIEKYRASNPKITEQFADLKRKLYTLSAQEWESIPEIGDYSLRNKKKRFESFVPVPDTLLEKARQEQEHVTALDPKSRAAGGTETPWAQTPVTDLTAVGEGRGTVLSLKLDRLSDSVSGLTVVDPKGYLTDLKSMKITSDAEISDIKKARLLLKSVTQTNPKHPPGWIAAARLEEVAGKIQAARQLIQKGCEECPKNEDVWLEACRLASPDEAKAVIARGAKSIPNSVKLWLQAAKLEHDTANKSRVLRKGLEHIPDSVRLWKAVVELANEEDARLLLHRAVECCPLHVELWLALARLETYDRAKKVLNSAREKLPKEPAIWITAAKLEEANGNTAMVGKIIEKGIRALQRVGVVIDREAWMKEAEAAERAGSVATCQAIIHNTIGVGVEEEDRKRTWVADAEECKKRGSIETARAIYAHALTVFLTKKSIWLKAAQLEKSHGTRASVDALLRKAVTYRPQAEVLWLMGAKEKWLAGDVNNARIILQEAYSAIPNSEEIWLAAFKLEFENHEPERARMILAKARERGGTERVWMKSAIVERELGNAEEESKLLVEGLKRFPSFFKLWLMLGQLEERLMHLEKAKEAYDSGLKHCPSCIPLWLSLAHLEEKMNGLSKARAVLTMARKKNPQNPELWLSAVRAELRHGNKKEADILMAKALQECPNSGILWAASIEMVPRPQRKTKSMDALKKCDHDPHVIAAVAKLFWHDRKVDKARTWLNRAVTLAPDVGDFWALYYKFELQHGVDENQKDVLKRCIAAEPKHGEKWQTISKAVENSHQPTESILKKVVVALGKEDGAAENSKN from the coding sequence ATGGTGTTCCTTTCGATCCCAAACCAGAAAACCCTATTCCTCAACCTAAACCCTGCCACTACTTCCATCTTCAACCTGAAGTGTGCAATCGAAGAGGTTTCCCACATACCCGTCTCCTTTCAGCGTTTGTTCTTATCCCAGAGCTTTCAATTATCCCATTTCAATGATTCTACACTTCTTTCCCATGTCCGAATCCTACCCAATTCAACCCTAACCCTTCACGTTCCCTTATACGGAGGTATGCAAGCTCCGACTATCCCCAAACCCAGATTGGATTTCTTGAACTCTAAGCCTCCTCCCAATTATGTTGCTGGATTGGGACGTGGTGCCACTGGATTCACTACTCGGTCTGATATCGGTCCTGCTCGGGCTGCTCCAGACCTTCCTGATAGGTCGGCGACGACTATTGGTGGTGCGGCTGCCGCTCCACCTGGCAGAGGGCGTGGAAAAGGCggggaggaagaggaagaagatgaaggcgAGGACAAAGGATATGATGAGAATCAGAAGTTTGATGAATTCGAAGGCAACGATGTGGGGTTGTTCGCATCGGCTGAATACGATGAGGACGATAAGGAGGCTGATGCCGTATGGGAGGCAATCGATAAGCGGATGGATTCGAGAAGAAAGGATAGGAGGGAGGCTAGATTGAAGGAGGAGATTGAGAAGTACCGAGCTTCGAATCCGAAAATCACCGAGCAATTTGCAGACCTAAAGCGTAAATTGTATACTCTTTCGGCGCAAGAGTGGGAAAGCATTCCGGAAATTGGGGATTATTCATTGAGgaacaagaagaagagattTGAAAGCTTTGTACCTGTTCCAGATACCTTACTTGAAAAGGCCAGGCAAGAGCAAGAACATGTGACAGCGTTGGATCCAAAGAGTAGAGCAGCTGGTGGGACCGAGACGCCGTGGGCTCAAACTCCAGTTACCGATTTGACTGCCGTCGGGGAAGGTAGAGGTACAGTTTTGTCGTTGAAGTTGGATAGGTTATCCGATTCTGTTTCAGGACTGACTGTTGTAGACCCAAAAGGGTATCTAACTGATTTGAAGAGTATGAAGATAACCAGTGATGCAGAGATTTCTGATATAAAAAAGGCAAGGTTGTTACTGAAGAGTGTTACTCAAACAAATCCAAAGCATCCCCCTGGTTGGATTGCAGCTGCTAGGTTAGAGGAGGTGGCAGGGAAGATTCAAGCAGCGAGGCAATTGATTCAGAAAGGATGTGAAGAGTGTCCCAAGAATGAAGATGTCTGGTTGGAGGCTTGTAGGCTGGCTAGCCCAGATGAGGCGAAGGCAGTGATTGCCAGAGGGGCAAAGTCAATACCAAATTCAGTGAAATTATGGTTGCAGGCTGCAAAATTGGAGCATGATACTGCAAATAAGAGTCGGGTTCTGAGGAAAGGTTTGGAACATATTCCTGATTCTGTTAGGTTGTGGAAGGCAGTTGTGGAGTTGGCAAATGAAGAGGATGCCAGACTTTTGCTTCATAGGGCTGTTGAATGTTGTCCTCTACATGTTGAATTGTGGCTTGCATTGGCGAGGCTGGAAACTTATGATCGTGCAAAAAAGGTTCTTAATAGCGCAAGGGAAAAGCTGCCAAAAGAGCCGGCTATATGGATAACAGCCGCCAAGTTGGAAGAAGCCAATGGGAATACTGCCATGGTAGGAAAAATTATAGAGAAGGGTATAAGAGCTTTACAGAGAGTAGGCGTGGTGATTGATAGAGAAGCTTGGATGAAGGAGGCTGAGGCTGCAGAACGTGCAGGGTCTGTTGCTACTTGTCAAGCCATCATTCATAATACTATAGGGGTTGGGGTTGAGGAAGAAGATAGGAAGAGAACCTGGGTTGCTGATGCTGAAGAGTGTAAGAAGAGGGGTTCAATTGAAACAGCAAGAGCAATTTATGCACATGCACTTACTGTCTTCTTGACTAAGAAGAGTATATGGCTTAAAGCAGCACAACTTGAAAAGAGCCATGGTACCAGGGCATCTGTCGATGCTTTACTTCGCAAGGCCGTCACTTACCGGCCACAGGCTGAAGTGTTGTGGCTTATGGGTGCCAAAGAGAAGTGGCTTGCTGGGGATGTCAATAATGCTAGAATAATTCTTCAAGAAGCCTATTCAGCCATTCCCAATTCTGAGGAGATTTGGCTTGCAGCATTCAAGCTTGAATTTGAGAATCATGAACCTGAAAGAGCTAGAATGATTCTAGCTAAAGCTAGGGAAAGAGGAGGTACGGAACGAGTTTGGATGAAATCTGCCATTGTCGAGAGAGAATTGGGCAATGCTGAGGAAGAGAGCAAGTTATTAGTTGAAGGGCTTAAACGTTTTCCATCTTTCTTTAAACTATGGTTAATGCTTGGGCAGTTAGAGGAACGTCTTATGCACCTAGAGAAGGCCAAGGAAGCTTATGACTCTGGTTTGAAGCACTGTCCTAGTTGCATACCGCTATGGCTTTCTCTTGCTCACCTGGAAGAGAAAATGAATGGATTGAGCAAGGCTCGAGCAGTTTTGACCATGGCCAGAAAGAAGAACCCTCAAAACCCTGAACTTTGGCTTTCTGCAGTGCGAGCTGAATTGAGGCATGGCAATAAAAAAGAAGCTGATATTTTGATGGCCAAGGCACTGCAAGAATGTCCAAATAGTGGCATATTGTGGGCAGCCTCAATAGAGATGGTACCGCGTCCACAACGTAAAACCAAGAGCATGGATGCACTTAAAAAATGTGATCATGATCCTCATGTTATTGCTGCTGTGGCCAAGTTGTTTTGGCATGACAGGAAGGTTGACAAAGCTAGAACTTGGTTGAACAGGGCAGTAACTCTAGCTCCAGATGTTGGTGATTTTTGGGCTTTATACTACAAATTCGAACTTCAGCATGGTGTTGATGAGAATCAGAAAGACGTACTGAAGAGATGTATTGCTGCAGAACCCAAACATGGTGAGAAATGGCAAACAATTTCAAAGGCTGTGGAGAACTCCCATCAGCCAACTGAATCAATCTTGAAAAAAGTAGTTGTTGCATTAGGTAAGGAGGACGGCGCTGCTGAAAATagcaaaaattag